A genomic stretch from Carassius auratus strain Wakin chromosome 35, ASM336829v1, whole genome shotgun sequence includes:
- the LOC113054220 gene encoding uncharacterized protein LOC113054220, translating into MVMFCCCYPSSTSALLLVLLSLTPLLALAAPALQERSPVSSSIDEALNLAKEDLGAAEGPAWTHRTVDSLLQKPSGQEHVPDMDSASSLASVLLEALDHPVREKMTQGESEEELVIEATMNQGDLEQNKEKLSEVLQQGEENWGQEKPKDESESVKEDKVNPVGGMDGRNQSNIANPIQRKTRGYFQNIDLGLQDNEILPPLKGYKAYNQQLAQATKKLKWQEEQTRNPSQLDRNFMDDFDFVEEEEEILTRKEEEARAREEQEEVRRQEAEAQEARDEEQRLADIASDMLLEYMGRKQKASSYMRDMKEAALLNNVAEDKRSNEVEDNDDDDEMDPQTIDKLIEISSKLHLPADDVVEIISDVQEKKKKRKDLPPSNTPRFRPLVPLKAKPRPQAYQYPKPPKKSSYTVDPNKKWYKEKNKGKPRKQDYWFKPQKQFLAYPSFPYYQKPYRAYYPVFFPPPKPRFYRNPALSFDYNFGDSMGYGLKPPNRRNRDRPKNRDWKWAQASQRSQSPYPQPDTVISNYILPHPRTYQALPMPKPRSPPSGRVPSYIYPPDYVYDEPESPQEGDEELENFIEKIYYNRRLF; encoded by the coding sequence ATGGTCATGTTCTGCTGTTGCTACCCCTCCAGCACCTCAGCTCTCCTGTTAGTCCTCCTCAGCCTCACCCCACTGCTGGCCCTGGCTGCCCCTGCACTTCAGGAGAGATCTCCAGTCAGCAGCAGCATCGATGAGGCTCTCAACTTGGCAAAAGAGGACCTGGGGGCAGCAGAAGGACCTGCTTGGACTCATAGGACAGTGGACAGCCTGCTCCAGAAACCCTCGGGACAGGAACATGTCCCAGATATGGACTCTGCCAGTTCTCTAGCCTCGGTTTTGCTTGAGGCTCTTGACCACCCGGTTAGAGAGAAGATGACCCAGGGGGAATCTGAAGAAGAACTTGTGATAGAGGCAACAATGAATCAGGGAGACCTTGAGCAGAACAAAGAGAAATTGTCAGAGGTATTACAGCAAggggaggaaaactggggacaagAAAAGCCAAAGGATGAAAGTGAGAGTGTGAAGGAGGACAAAGTGAATCCGGTTGGAGGAATGGATGGACGGAATCAGTCTAACATTGCCAACCCCATTCAACGCAAAACCAGGGGCTATTTCCAAAATATTGACCTCGGACTGCAAGACAATGAGATCCTCCCACCTCTAAAAGGCTATAAAGCCTATAACCAGCAACTTGCCCAGGCAACCAAGAAGCTTAAGTGGCAGGAGGAGCAAACGAGAAACCCATCCCAGCTTGACAGAAACTTCATGGATGATTTTGATTTtgtggaagaggaggaggagattcTGACACGCAAGGAGGAGGAGGCACGGGCACGGGAAGAGCAGGAGGAGGTGAGGCGGCAGGAGGCAGAGGCACAGGAGGCGCGTGACGAGGAGCAGAGATTGGCAGACATCGCCTCTGACATGCTTCTGGAGTACATGGGCAGGAAGCAGAAAGCATCATCCTACATGAGAGACATGAAGGAGGCAGCTCTTCTAAACAACGTGGCTGAGGACAAGCGTTCAAACGAGGTGGAGGATAACGACGACGATGATGAGATGGATCCCCAGACAATCGACAAATTGATAGAGATTTCCAGCAAGCTGCACTTGCCTGCTGACGATGTGGTCGAAATAATCAGCGATGttcaggagaagaagaaaaagaggaaggaTTTACCCCCGAGCAACACTCCTCGTTTTCGCCCTCTAGTTCCTCTCAAAGCCAAGCCGAGGCCTCAGGCATATCAATATCCCAAGCCACCTAAGAAATCCTCTTATACAGTCGATCCAAATAAGAAATGGTACAAGGAGAAAAACAAAGGCAAGCCCCGCAAGCAGGACTACTGGTTTAAGCCGCAGAAACAGTTTCTGGCCTATCCTTCATTCCCCTATTATCAGAAGCCATATCGAGCCTATTACCCGGTCTTCTTCCCACCCCCCAAGCCGCGGTTCTATAGAAATCCTGCTCTGTCATTTGACTACAACTTTGGGGACTCCATGGGGTATGGTCTGAAGCCTCCAAACCGTAGGAACAGAGACAGGCCTAAGAACAGAGACTGGAAATGGGCACAAGCCTCGCAACGCTCCCAGAGCCCCTACCCGCAACCGGACACTGTCATATCTAATTACATTCTCCCCCATCCCCGAACTTACCAGGCTCTCCCCATGCCCAAACCACGTTCTCCTCCAAGCGGGAGAGTACCTTCTTACATCTACCCACCAGACTATGTGTACGATGAGCCGGAGTCTCCACAGGAGGGTGATGAAGAACTGGAGAACTTCATAGAGAAGATTTATTACAACCGTAGGTTATTTTAG